Within the Borreliella valaisiana VS116 genome, the region TCTTTCTGTTGGAATTGTGGCGTCCCTTTTTAGTAGCTTGATTTTTTCAAGATTTATTTTGGAATTTATCATGTCTGTTAGAAAAAGCAAATTTATAAGTATATCTTGGAGTTCAAAATATGCAAAGAGTAATTAATTTTTCAAAATATGGAAGCAATGTTTTAATTGTTAGTGTTATTTTGACTTTGATTGGACTTATTTATACTTTTTTTTATCATGGTGGATACAATTGGGGAATAGATTTTTCTTCTAGAGTTAATATTAATCTTTCAATAGAAAAATCAGATATTAAAGAAAATGAAATTAAAAGAATATTTTCTCCAATTTATAAAACTTTAGATGTTAAGAGTATTTTTTCACCGGATGAGAATAAAAGTGAATTCTCTATTATGGTAAAGTCAGATATCATTGATTATGCTTTTAAAACAGAAGTTCAAAAAACAATAATGGATGAACTTAAAAAGGCATTTAATGCTAATATTGAAGTTTTGGATTCTTATTTTATTGATTCAAGCTTTTCTTCTACTTTGAGAATTAAGTCAATATTTTTGGTATTAGGGACATTTACTCTGATTTTGATTTATATAGCTTTAAGATTTAAACTAAGTTATGCTATTGCTTCCATACTTTCAATATTTCATGATATATTTTTTATAGTTGCTTTTTTAGGGGTATTTAGAATAGAAATTAATAGTTATATTATTGTGGCAATATTAACCATTATTGGATATTCTTTAAACGACACAATAATTATTTTTGATAGGATTAGAGATAATGTTAAGCGATTAACCGATAACGCATTTTTAAATATATTAAATATAAGCATTAGTCAAACTTTATCAAGAACTGTTTTGACGTCAGTTACGACATTTGTTGCAGTATTTTCCATTTATGTGTTTACCGAAGGATCTATAAAAGATTTTTCTTTGGTATTTATGGTAGGTGTAATTGTTGGAACTTATTCTTCTGTGTTCATAGCTTCTCCAATACTTTTAAAACTGTATAAAAAAATAAAGTAGATCTTTGAATAAGATGATGTTTTGACATGAAGTTTTTTGATTTTGGTTCGTTAGGATTTTATAGGTTTTTTGATTTTCAAAAATATCTTAATTTTAGTATTTTTAGGTATAGTTTAATAAATTATTATTCTTATCGAGAGCAGTCAAGCCTTATTAACGATGCTAATTTGCTTAAGGATAAACTTGTATTTTTGGATAAGATTTATAGGGATTTTAATCCCAGTGTCAGTAAATCTTGGGATGCTAATAAAGCTATTTTTTTAGATACTTTGCTTATTATTAAAAATTTGATAAAGAAATATCATCCCGACTCAGAATTTTTATACATTCAAGAAGATGAATTATTGGAAGATATTTCCTATTTTAATAAATTTTTAGATAAACTTAAATATTTAAACTTTAGAGTAGATCTTAAGCAAAAGATTGAAAATTTTGAAAAAAAGAGTAAGGCTCCATTTTCTTGCATAAGAATTGCTACATTCTTTATTCAAGAAGAATTTTTAGATCGACTTAGTAATTCGTTTGATTTTTTCTCCAATGAGGCCAATAGCAACAATTTAGATGTAATTAACAAAGAAATTAATGATTATTATGAAAAAGTAGAGCAAATTAAAAAAAGTAACAATATTAAAGAAACCCATAAAAAATTTATTATAGACCACACGAAAGATAGAATTGATAAAATCATGAAAGATCATAGTCTTGACATTTCTAAACTGCTTATAAAAATTGCTTTGCTTGAGATTACAATTCAATCTTTTGATAGCTATTATTTGAATTTATTGGAAATTTTACAAATTCTTTTATCTATTAATAATATAATTGAGATCGGTTTAAACGAATTGCCAGATGCTATTTTTAATGAGTGGAATGAGCTTATTTATTTAAAAAGGAAAGAGTTTCAAAAATTTGTTTTAATCTCTGATTATGTTTTCCAAAAAAGGATCATATCTACTATAAATTCTGGAAATTGGAAATTTGCCTTTTTTACTCTTGCTCCCCGACAAGGGGATGTTTTTCAATTTTCAGTGGATATTACTAAGAATTTTGATAATATTGAGGATGGAATCAAGGAATATGAGTCTAAGATAAATAAATTTAATGAATATAGGTCGGGTTGGGAGGCAAATTTAAGAAATTTTGGGCATTTATTTTCAGAAACACTTTAACTATATATTTCTTTTAATCTTTCGTAAATACTTCTTACTTCATTATTTATTATTTTGGGAATTTTTACTATCAAAGTGACTTTAAGGTCCCTTTTTGAGCTGCTTCCAATTATAGGCATTCCTAGTTCTTTTAAGTTTAGAATTTCTCCATTTTTTGCATCCGAAGGAATTTTAAGCTTTATTTTTTTCCCCTCAATTGTTTCAAATAATTTTTCGCAACCCAGAGCTATTTCCCACGGATAAACTTCTATTGTTGTTTCTAAGGTTTTTCCATTCAGTTTAAATTTTTTATAGTTTGATATAGTAAATTTGACTATTAAGCTCCCTTTTGTTCCAAAAATTGGATTAATAGGCCCTTTGTTGTTTATTTTTATTTTAGTTGTTTCTAATGTTCCTTTTGGTATTATTATCTCAAATTTTTTGTTGTTTATCAGTATTGTTT harbors:
- the secF gene encoding protein translocase subunit SecF; translation: MQRVINFSKYGSNVLIVSVILTLIGLIYTFFYHGGYNWGIDFSSRVNINLSIEKSDIKENEIKRIFSPIYKTLDVKSIFSPDENKSEFSIMVKSDIIDYAFKTEVQKTIMDELKKAFNANIEVLDSYFIDSSFSSTLRIKSIFLVLGTFTLILIYIALRFKLSYAIASILSIFHDIFFIVAFLGVFRIEINSYIIVAILTIIGYSLNDTIIIFDRIRDNVKRLTDNAFLNILNISISQTLSRTVLTSVTTFVAVFSIYVFTEGSIKDFSLVFMVGVIVGTYSSVFIASPILLKLYKKIK
- a CDS encoding DnaJ domain-containing protein, producing MTKDYYNILGIQKNASNEEIKKAYKKLAIKYHPDKNKGNKIAEEKFKEINEAYEILSSPDKKRNYDASGSTNFNGNNDHFEREFNSSRFNNFEDLDFFSKIFSGSSRKTTDKEITVNISLYDAYMGGKKTILINNKKFEIIIPKGTLETTKIKINNKGPINPIFGTKGSLIVKFTISNYKKFKLNGKTLETTIEVYPWEIALGCEKLFETIEGKKIKLKIPSDAKNGEILNLKELGMPIIGSSSKRDLKVTLIVKIPKIINNEVRSIYERLKEIYS